The genomic interval TTTTACATCGTCAGTGATGCTAAGGAATCAGTTTGGCTTGCTTTCAGCGTTGGTTGTACCTGCATAGTCATTGCAGCTAATTTTTTCTGTACAACTCTGTTCACCTTTCCcacttaagaaattaaaaaacaacaacagaagtaACTCCAAGGTTAGGAGTTCATTGAGGTCAGCAGGCCATTCACAGTTTTGTTAAGTTTTTCTGTGTAGAGGTGAACTACAGATGGCATATaaggaggaaaacaggaaaaacgaTAGTGCTAGGTTGGCAGGGGAAGGTTGCATACCTTTAAGGAGCAAAAGACCAGCAAATTTTAGATTTCTCCCTTAGAAGTTTTCTATTTGAATAGAAGGAGTTCATTCAGAGACCAAAAGTTGCTCCTCCCCACCCTGTAAAATGAGACATAAGATGTTCTTAAGTTAAAGAAACAGTGAACCAGAAAGTATAGCTGAATTAATTGTTCTCCTTTCTCCTGGGATAAACTAGTTATTGCAGTGTTTTGTGGCTCTATTCCAGCTCACTTGCACAATTATTCAAATGAAGTTCTTTCTTTTAGTTAAGCACATTCAGAGATATGTCTTGGCCGAGGTGATGATATTTCTAGGAAATAATCTTCCCCAATCATGCtttgcttattttgtttctgatacATCAGAGCCCCAGAAACTGCTGTCTCAGCTTAGTGGATATGTAAAAGGAGTATTATCAGCAAGTTTTGAATTACCTCTTCACAGGTAGAAAAGACTATACTAgcttaacttgttttttttctctaaatttgtTACTAGTTTTGATTGTATGTGTGATATGACCGTGATATCTGAGCATCTTAATATCACTGATGCTGAGTTTATTTAAGTTGATAAACTGTGGTTTTAATAATtgcttttcttactgcttttcttttttttctcctttctctaaaGCTGGAGAATAAAACAAAAGGGAAGCTTCAAAGGCAGATTTGTCAAGTTGTTTTGGATCATTTTGAGAAGCAGTACACACAGGAACTGGGAGATGCATGGACCAGAGTCAGGTCTGTTTTATATTGGGTGTGGAGGACGGgggttctgtttgttttgaagtgCTTCCTAAAATACCTGCAAGAAGTCACAGAATGTAACAACTGCTTCAGCTATTTTTAGTTTAGACTAGCAGTATGAAATAATAGAAGACTTGGAATTTCTTGTTTTTCCCTTGACATGCTTCTTTTTGTGGTGGTTAATCTTCTGTGACCTTTATGTGTATGCAGTGTAAAGAGAAAGAGACTGCCGTCTTACATGTTTCAGTTAACTATTTCATAAAACCATGATCAAAAAAGCATCCCTGTATACTTAACAGCAGCTGTTAGCATTTGTTCTACAGCTTTATAGTATGTTAAGAGACTGAGACAAAATGTTAGGAGTGAAGTACCTCCCCTGGTTTCCTTCATTAGAAGAAATTGAATTTTAACGGCTCTTCACTTGTACGGAAAATGACATCATTTAATTTGGGCCTTGATCACACAGCAGCTAAAAACTGGTTGTGGCATTGAGAGAGGACAGCTTCCTCTCCCTGCAAGCTGGTGATTATTACTCATAGGAAAGCCAGCAAAAGAGCCCTTCAGGAGAAATTCACTTTTCTACTTGGAAGGGAAAAGCATCTTACGTGATCAGAGCCTTAGTAACCATGTGATTACTCCAAGTGCCCTCTTTGGTTTAGCATGTTTGGattaaaaagtagtttaaaacaaGTGTCTCTGTTGTAAAAATTTGGACATGTGGAAGCATAACGTTGGCTTAACTGTATAAGCTTAAAAGCTCTTTTGGATTGCATCAATGCAGATTTCTCTTTTAAGATAGTGAATACTACTGAGGAGTATCATATGATAGTCCTCAGGctaaacatgaaaaaatacagaGGGGAATTAAAATGGGAAATGGGGAATATTCACAAACGAAAGATGTGTAAAAAGCAAACGGAAATTTAAACAGGCTTGTTCCTACCATAAAAACCCTGCTTTTTGATTGTCTTCCAGGAATATCTGTTGTCTTAAGTTTTCCTGACCCAACATTTGCAGAACACAAATGGAAATTTAGAAAAGAACACctgtaaaaaaatgctttttagaaaTGCACATATACATAGTTGGCAGGAATGACCCCTTACAAAGgcaatgtgatttttgtttttgttgtgatttttgaAAACTGATATGACAATTGTTCTTGGCCCCTAGGGAAATCCTTTATAGTTACAGCATTAAGCATCATAATGTGTAGGTTCTCCAGTCATTTGTTAAAGaattaggaaaaacaaataacGTTCTGTTTTAGGAGATGATGTTTTGAAAGGCAATAATTATAGAAAATAGTGACTTgattttcctattaaaattctTTTCCTGGGTGCTTTTCTTAATCATATCTAATCAAAATCGTATGATTCGTTTTTATTTCACCAAAATCATACCATGATGAAACTGTTACTCATATGTAAGGAAAGGCTTCCCACGTGATAGAAACGTAATTTAATTTGTCAAACTATTAAATAGCGTTTCCTTTTTTTCAATCCAGGGATGTACTCACACAGCCGTTGTGCTGGCAGCATGCTGTCCTCCTTAATAAATTCAGTCGGTCCTCAGAGCTGGAGAGCACTTTGTGTTTGAAGGGCTATCATCCTCTCTTTCAAGAAACTTTGCCTTATTTGCCAGGATCATTAAAGTGTTACATCAGTAGAACTCCTAGGAGATTCCCAGCACAGAAACACCAGATTGGTAAACTGAAAGAATATTATCTGCTGAATGCTGCTTCACTCTTGCCAGTGCTGGCATTGGAGGTGAAGGATGGGGAAGACGTTTTGGATGTGTGTGCTGCGCCAGGGGGTAAATCAGTAGCTATATTACAGTGTGCCAATCCAGGTAACATACTGAGTTGTTATTAGCTGTTAGTACCTGGTCCCTGGCTTtatttatgtgggtttttttagttGTGTCTGTATTCTGTGCAAGATTTGGATTTAAAAGTATGTCCTAAGTATTCTCGTGTTGTTTGGTAAGGTTTTTTTGTGATGTCCGTTTACCTAAAAGTGGATGAAAAATGCTGTAGTTCTTCAAATACAGAGTATTGCAGACTGACTGATAAAAGGAGAGTAACTCTTATGTTTTTGTTTCTACACCAATTCCCTTATTGTTACTTCTCAAGATATTACTTAAAATCATTTGTAGACTCCTTGACACAGGGAGGTAAGTATTCTGCAATGTTaaaatacttttactttttttttcttttcttctgctgcctaTCTGGCCCGTGCAAATAGTGTAAGAAAACTTAAGTGTACAGATGTAAAATGGGACATAAAAGATTAAACGTGTGAAAACTAGGCAGAGGGAGAAAGCTTATGATGAGGAATTGTTCTATATCAATGTTTACTAAGTTATGAGTCTCAGTCCACCTAGACATTGCACAAGGGCACTAAGAGGGTCACAGCATGTGAGAAGGCAGCAGAAAGCCACAGTTCGGTTCTTCCAGGCCAAGAAGTTCAAGTAATATGTGATTGCTCTTTCCAAGTTTATGTGCTAGCTTGGGTAGTAACTGTCTGGAAATATTGGCAGCGCTGTTTGTTCTTAAGGGTGAGAAAATTACTATAAACACCTGCATCTGGTGATTATCGCTGGCTCTCTCCCTCTTCTAGAGGAGTGAGGTGCAGTTTACAAGGTAAATTAAATGCTATTACCCTTTTAAAAGGTTTGATTAAGCACTTATATCCCATGGCTGCTTCTGAGTTGTTGGTGATGAAAGTTAAGATTTAAGAAAGTTGATTCTGACTATATACCTCAGCAAATGCTGAGGTATCCCTATACATATCCTATTGTATAGGGCAAAAATAGGGTATAGGGCAAACCACAGTGTCCAGAGACATCAAAATAGAAATTTTATTAAAGAAAGGAGTTGACTTCTttctaaagaggaaaatatgATGCTACATACTGGTCTTGGTGCAAGCAACAGCAGTGTTTCTTCTGAAACGGTAACTACTCTGGATACATGGTTAAACATAAATACAGCTAATATTCTTTTGCTGAAACACTTCCAGCTTAAATTTCAAAACGAATAGGTAGTTGTACTGATGGGCTTAAGACACACAACACTGAGGGTTTTTTTAGCAAAAAAGACAACTAATTAATTAAAGGCACATAATTTCTTTAGACAATAGTGGAAGGAGCCCAGAAAATTGCTTACTGAGCACTGCTCTTTGGATGTGGGTTATGTTTAAAGGTTGTTTTACTCTGAAAGTCTGTTGCTACCATAAGTATTAGTGGGTTGCTCTGTAGGAACATATTGAGATTTATTAGGGTTTTGTAAATATCTAGCAATGTTATAATATCTGCAATAGCATAAGCGCATAGTTTGTGAACTCTGCAGCAGTGCTGTAAATAAAGTGAAActtctgaaattgttttaatTCCTTATATTTGTAAAAATTACAGAGAATGTttacttcagtttttaatttcttaagGTCAGTTTCACTGTAATGAGTATGATGGTTTGAGATCAAGATGGTTGGAACAGACACTAGAATCCTTCATCCCAGATTCTTTGATCAACTCAATAACTGTTTCTAAACTAGACGGCAGACAGATTGGAGATCTCAACCCTGAATTATTTGACAAGGTAACATTATTACATATTAGCAAGTGATATTTCcatattttacttctttctttgcctGTGATGTTCTCTTATTTTTTCCAAACCCAGTAGAAATATTTGGCTTATTAGGGGAAAACAAGGTCACAAACAGGCTCTGCAGAGCCTCAGGAATCAGTATATGAAGCTTATTGTGCATTTGTTCATGTGTTAGATGATGTTACCCATTTAATCCTGGTAGTGAATGCTGAAGACCTTATCGCTGTGATCTTTGCATGATCTGTAATTAGGAAGGGGGAGAGAACAAGTGTGAGTGTTATTCAGGTGAAGGGTGCTTGTGGAGtagtaatttcttccttttttttttttttccttgatgactctacaaaaacatttcaaaataatagaTAATTGTTGCCTGTAAAATGGAGAATAAAAAGGGCATTCTGAATGTTTGCAAAAATGAATTGAGTGGATTTTGGCATACAGTGTTCAGAAAGTGAATGTTTTTGTTAATCATCTTGTTTGCTCATGTTGGTTGTATAGGTGTTGGTCGATGCTCCGTGTTCAAATGACAGAAGTTGGTTATTCTCTTCTGATATTCAGCAGGCTACACTTAGGCTAATACAAAGGAAAGAGTTATCTTCTCTACAGTTACAGCTGCTAAGGTGAGATGTGCCAAGAAAAGCTATTAAAGGCGCTTCTTCTAGTTAGTGAAAATGATATGGGGCAaggtttttcatatttaatttccaAATCTTAAGTTTCACACAGTGAAGAGAGTAAATGAAGAATATGTTGTTGCAATTGCTGTTTAGATAAAAGTTAATCTGGGCTAATTTGAATATGGGAATTTTGTGTAGGGTAATGTAAGTAGTGTGGTCTAGATCCTCTGTTAGCATACTGCTCTGCAATCCTGTTAACTCGCTTATTAGGCCCATTTATAGATGTTTCAGAACAGCCTGGTAGGTATCTGGTAGATATTATCAAAATACTTTCTGTAGCTGACACAGCTAAAGTGGTTCTAGGACTATTCCCCAGGTGAAGCAAAAACATGCACAGAATTTTTAATGGTTCTTTTTAACCATCTGAAAAAGTAGCCAAGCTGGGCATTTTTTCCCaagtgtatttcttttttgttcttcagcAGAATTATCACTTACAGTTCTTTATTACAGCCTATTTGATCACAAAGCTGTCAGTCAGTGCTAGTTACCAGCTTTGAATGGTTATCAGCTGATCATTAGGTAATGCTGcttcagaatttgttttataGCCT from Struthio camelus isolate bStrCam1 chromosome 1, bStrCam1.hap1, whole genome shotgun sequence carries:
- the NSUN3 gene encoding tRNA (cytosine(34)-C(5))-methyltransferase, mitochondrial; its protein translation is MRLPRAARGLLPPPPPRSPAGAAPEPGRGAARAPQQLENKTKGKLQRQICQVVLDHFEKQYTQELGDAWTRVRDVLTQPLCWQHAVLLNKFSRSSELESTLCLKGYHPLFQETLPYLPGSLKCYISRTPRRFPAQKHQIGKLKEYYLLNAASLLPVLALEVKDGEDVLDVCAAPGGKSVAILQCANPGQFHCNEYDGLRSRWLEQTLESFIPDSLINSITVSKLDGRQIGDLNPELFDKVLVDAPCSNDRSWLFSSDIQQATLRLIQRKELSSLQLQLLRSAVKALRPGGSLVYSTCTLSKAENSDVINLILNSCSNVLPVDISDMAKAVSQEFTLLSGTQQHELLVLPEKGKTWGPMKDEEMYRALLTDLSTHFNSLLFPKTHIITHLSNKPTPLKNINIHV